One genomic segment of Salminus brasiliensis chromosome 6, fSalBra1.hap2, whole genome shotgun sequence includes these proteins:
- the LOC140556951 gene encoding uncharacterized protein isoform X1 — translation MQQELWLRAQSQVLASLNAVCAMRAAASHPLPTPPSQLELKRALSSSDGPGQAHNIPNSPRPAHLRTRTSNNTFNSSPVFPQNRENADKHSGAESPWSLNNPVKASRSHQELHKELLLAHKKGLVVCCKPELQMVLERRKREQTQREEGERDRSPLEQVLLKRQQKHQEVMKEKEQEEKIREEVQLLEFVRVRQNLRKVHSALHKNTSS, via the exons ATGCAGCAGGAGCTGTGGCTGAGGGCCCAGTCTCAGGTGCTTGCCTCGCTGAATGCAGTGTGTGCCATGAGAGCGGCCGCCTCACACCCGCTGCCCACGCCCCCGTCCCAGCTTGAGCTGAAGCGCGCTCTGTCCAGCAGCGACGGCCCTGGCCAGGCCCACAACATACCAAACTCACCGAGACCAGCACACCTCAGGACCCGAACGTCCAACAACACGTTCAACAGCAGTCCTGTGTTTCCACAGAACAGAG AAAATGCAGATAAgcacagtggtgctgaaagtccCTGGAGCCTGAACAACCCAGTGAAGGCCTCAAGGAGCCATCAGGAACTCCACAAAGAGCTGCTACTGGCCCACAAGAA AGGGCTGGTAGTGTGCTGTAAGCCTGAGCTCCAGATGGTTCTGGAGAGACGGAAGAGGGAGCAGACGCAgagggaggaaggagagagggacAGGAGCCCTCTGGAGCAGGTCCTACTcaaaaggcagcagaaacaccaggAGGTGATG AAGGAGAAGGAGCAAGAAGAGAAGATCCGTGAAGAAGTTCAGCTTCTGGAGTTCGTCAGAGTGAGACAGAACTTGAGAAAAGTCCATTCAGCCTTACACAAGAACACCAGCTCCTAA
- the LOC140556951 gene encoding uncharacterized protein isoform X2, with the protein MQQELWLRAQSQVLASLNAVCAMRAAASHPLPTPPSQLELKRALSSSDGPGQAHNIPNSPRPAHLRTRTSNNTFNSSPVFPQNRENADKHSGAESPWSLNNPVKASRSHQELHKELLLAHKKGLVVCCKPELQMVLERRKREQTQREEGERDRSPLEQVLLKRQQKHQEKEKEQEEKIREEVQLLEFVRVRQNLRKVHSALHKNTSS; encoded by the exons ATGCAGCAGGAGCTGTGGCTGAGGGCCCAGTCTCAGGTGCTTGCCTCGCTGAATGCAGTGTGTGCCATGAGAGCGGCCGCCTCACACCCGCTGCCCACGCCCCCGTCCCAGCTTGAGCTGAAGCGCGCTCTGTCCAGCAGCGACGGCCCTGGCCAGGCCCACAACATACCAAACTCACCGAGACCAGCACACCTCAGGACCCGAACGTCCAACAACACGTTCAACAGCAGTCCTGTGTTTCCACAGAACAGAG AAAATGCAGATAAgcacagtggtgctgaaagtccCTGGAGCCTGAACAACCCAGTGAAGGCCTCAAGGAGCCATCAGGAACTCCACAAAGAGCTGCTACTGGCCCACAAGAA AGGGCTGGTAGTGTGCTGTAAGCCTGAGCTCCAGATGGTTCTGGAGAGACGGAAGAGGGAGCAGACGCAgagggaggaaggagagagggacAGGAGCCCTCTGGAGCAGGTCCTACTcaaaaggcagcagaaacaccaggAG AAGGAGAAGGAGCAAGAAGAGAAGATCCGTGAAGAAGTTCAGCTTCTGGAGTTCGTCAGAGTGAGACAGAACTTGAGAAAAGTCCATTCAGCCTTACACAAGAACACCAGCTCCTAA